AGGTGTGGTTTTTAAAACTCTAGAAGCTGTACTTATACAAGGTCCTAAAACATTTACTATTCTTATTCCCCTTTCTATACATCTTTCTACTAAAAATTCTCTTATATCAACTAATACTACAGTACTTATAAGCATGCTATTTTCTGGGTCTTTTATACTGTTTATAAAATCATCTACTTCTTCAAAGCTCCTAATATAAGTTACTCTTTTTACATCTACTCTTTCTTTAAATTGTCTAGCTGTTGCTTTAGAAACTTGTTCTGCTGTTTCACCTATTGAATCAGATACAGCATATATAGTTAACATATTATCTACCTCTTTCTCTTGATATATGCAATTTCTGTTAAGACACATGCTCTTATTGCTAAAATATCATTTTCATTACAAAATTCTAATATTTCCTCACTTTCAGCTCCAGGTTGTATTAAAATTTTATTAATCCCATTTTTATATGCTTCTTTAACTATTTCTATACCTATCTTTGGATTAATACATAAATCTATAACATCTATTCTTTCTTTAATTTCAAATATATATTTATAAATGTTTTCACTCTTACTATAAGGGTTTAACATAAAAACATTAAACCCTTCTTTTTTTAATGTTTCTTTTATCCTATATGCATATTTCGACTTATTTTCCACATCTCCTGCTACTAACCAATTTTTATATTCCAATAATTTTTGTGCATCCATAATTAAATCCTCCTCGTATAAATTTATTTAGTTATATTATTGATTAATTTGTTTTATATTATATATTGTATACTTTTAATGTATAATAGTTATAGTTTATTTTATATAAAATAAAAAGGAGAGATTATATTGTATCACGATATATTAATCGTTGGTGGAGGCGCCTCTGGTATTATAACTTCTATAATCGCTAAAGATAGAGGATTAGATGTTGCTATAATAGAAGGAAATAATAGAATAGGTAAAAAGATATTATCTACAGGAAATGGTAGATGTAATATAACTAATAAAAATATAAAAAATACTCGATATTTTAGTTCTAACCAAAATTTTTATTCAAAAATTTTAAATGAATTTTCTTATGACAATTTTACAGAATTTATATACTCCTTAGGTATCCCACTTATAGAGTTAGATGATGGAAAACTATACCCTATGTCTTTGCAGGCTTCTTCTGTATTAGATGTATTTAGATTAGCTTTATCTGAAAGAAATATACCCATATATTTAGATAAAAAATAAATAACATATCTTATAAAAAAAATAAATTTATATTAAAAGATATTAATAACAATATTTTTAAATGTAATAAATTAGTCTTAAGTTGCGGAGGTAAATCTGCTCCTAACACTGGCTCTGATGGTTCTGGATTTTCCTTAGCTAAATCTTTAGGACATAATATAATTCCTCCTACTCCTGGATTAGTTCAATTAAAATTAAAGCATCATCGTCTTAAAGCTTTATCAGGAATTAAATTTAATGGAACTTGTAAATTATACTCAAATAATTCATTACTAAGAAAAGAATTTGGTGAAATTTTATTTACTAACTATGGTATATCTGGTCCACCTATACTACAAATAAGTAGCTTAGCTTCTAGATGTTTATATAATAAGGAACATGTGTCTATAGTTATAGATATGTTCCCCCATATAGAAAAAAAATCTTTTGAAGAATTTTTAGAAAATCATATTGGAATGTTTAGTTATAGAAGTATACATGATTGTCTAATAGGTATATTAAATAAAAAGCTAATACCAATAATTTTAAAAGAATGCGGTATAGAAGATATACATAAACCTGCTTTTGAATTACAATGGAATGAAAAAAATGCTTTATTAAACATTTTAAAGCATTGGGAGTTTGTGGTTTCTGATACTAATGGTTTTTGTAATTCTCAAGTAACTTGTGGTGGTATTGATACATTAAATGTTAATGATGCCACATTAGAATCAAAATTAATTCCTAATCTATATTTTACTGGAGAACTTTTAGATGTACATGCCGATTGTGGTGGCTTTAACTTACAATGGGCTTGGAGTAGTGGATATATTGTTGGTAAAAACATATAAAATAAAGAAGCTGAAAATTAGTCAGCTTCTTTATTTTTTTGCCAAGTAGTTTCAGCTAAATTTAGTTCATTACCATCTTTATCTATTATACTATGTTTACATGTTATGATATCATCCTTATTTTCTATTTCACATAAAGCTTTAACTTTATCACCATAAACTGTTTCTTTTTTATAATCCATCTTTAAATTCTTTAAAGTATAATTTAATACTATTTCTAAAGGAACTGTCTCTATTATCCAAGATACATATTTTGAATTATTTACATGTCCATTTGTATCTATATCACTATATCTTACATTAAATGTTTTTTCATTGTTTATATTTTTAAGTTTCTTTATTTTAGACATTTTTACAGCCTTACATTCTGTTTCTTCTACTTTATAAGCTTTACAAAGTTCTTCAGGTATTTTTTTTAATTTTCTTTTATCTGTATCTATAAGTAACCATTGGGATAAAGCCTCAATTATTTTTTCCCCATTTCTATCTCTTATTTCAAAATCTCTATATGCATAAAATTTTTGAAAATATTTTGGTCTGGTTTTTACTTTTATAATGTCACCATATTTAGGAAAACTGTTTATATTTATATCCCACTTATGTATTACCCAAGCTATTTTATTTTCTTCCATATATTTAAAACCTATACTCATATCCTCTGATTGTTTGGTTGCAATATCACCAAAATAATTTATTATACTAGTTATTAATGCTCTCTTTTTATAATCTACTTCATAATAATGTATCTCATAATCTTTCTCAGTTTCCATTTAAATTCCAAACCCCTTCCCTATCTTATAATTTATTTACATTGTAACCTACATATATATAATTCTACAAATATATTTAAAATTATTTATCATAATTTTAATAAATTAAATTTAATTAAGGTATAGAGATTATATAGTAAATACAATGTTTACTATTAATTATTTATTATGTAAAATATGTTTACTTTTATGGTAATTTATGATAAAATTTTAACAATCGGTATTCTTTATGAAACTGAATTTTTTATTTAAAACTAAATCAATATTAAATTAAATGACTTATATCCTTTAAGGAATAAGATCGGAGGTATTAATATGAGTGAAAATTCTTTAAACAAATCTAAGTTAAAAACCCAACAAATAACCACAGTTGGGATTTTATTTGCTGTAACAATTGTACTTGGATCTACTGGATTAGGTTTTATACCCATCCCCCCAATAAATACTACTATTATGCATATTCCTGTAATAATAGGTTCTCTAATTGCAGGTCCTGTAGTTGGTGGATTAACTGGTCTTTTATTTGGGATATTTAGCATGTTTAGAGCAATGAATTTGCCTAGTCCTGTTTCTTTTCTATTTATGAATCCAATAATAGCTTTAATTCCAAGAATACTTATAGGTGTTACTCCCTATTTAATATATAAATTTGTAAAAACAAAATCTAATATATTTAATCTATCCTTAGCTTGTACCATAGGTTCTTTTACAAACACCATAGGTGTAATGGGTTTGATATATATTTTGTATATAGACAAATTTGCTAATGCACTTCATATATCACTAAATGCTGCTAAAACTACTATACTTGCATATATGTTAAATGGTTTTGTATCTGCAAGTGTTGCTATTGTAATATCTGTTCCAGTAGTTATGGCTGTAAAAAAAACTTTTATTAGGTAAGCGTTTAAAATTCAGTTTCATAAATAGACAAATTTTAAAAAACCTGTGAAATTAAAATTTCACAGGTTTTAAAATTATTTATTTAAAGCTTCCATAAGTTTATTCAAATCTAATCCATGAACCATAGCTGCTTGTTCTACTGTTTCTGACTGAGCTGATGGACAAAATACACATCCCATTCCAAATGTTGCAAGTATTTCTGCTGCTTCTGGTTTAGCCTTTATTATTTCACCAATAGTCATATCTTTAGTAATCATATATAATCCTACCTTTCTTATTAGTTTTTAATGTTTATTAATTTGGTCTAATTTATTAATTTAATTATAATTAATAAATATTTATATTTCAAGTATATATTTATATTTAATATATGCATATTAAATATAAATATTCTTTACAATTTTCTATCTATATCTCTTGCAACAATTATACCTGTCACTGATGCTTGCATTAATCCTCTAGTAATTCCGGCACCATCGCCTATTGTATAAAGATTTTTTATA
This window of the Clostridium cochlearium genome carries:
- a CDS encoding CoA-binding protein — protein: MDAQKLLEYKNWLVAGDVENKSKYAYRIKETLKKEGFNVFMLNPYSKSENIYKYIFEIKERIDVIDLCINPKIGIEIVKEAYKNGINKILIQPGAESEEILEFCNENDILAIRACVLTEIAYIKRKR
- a CDS encoding acyl-[acyl-carrier-protein] thioesterase; the encoded protein is METEKDYEIHYYEVDYKKRALITSIINYFGDIATKQSEDMSIGFKYMEENKIAWVIHKWDININSFPKYGDIIKVKTRPKYFQKFYAYRDFEIRDRNGEKIIEALSQWLLIDTDKRKLKKIPEELCKAYKVEETECKAVKMSKIKKLKNINNEKTFNVRYSDIDTNGHVNNSKYVSWIIETVPLEIVLNYTLKNLKMDYKKETVYGDKVKALCEIENKDDIITCKHSIIDKDGNELNLAETTWQKNKEAD
- a CDS encoding ECF transporter S component, whose amino-acid sequence is MSENSLNKSKLKTQQITTVGILFAVTIVLGSTGLGFIPIPPINTTIMHIPVIIGSLIAGPVVGGLTGLLFGIFSMFRAMNLPSPVSFLFMNPIIALIPRILIGVTPYLIYKFVKTKSNIFNLSLACTIGSFTNTIGVMGLIYILYIDKFANALHISLNAAKTTILAYMLNGFVSASVAIVISVPVVMAVKKTFIR
- a CDS encoding DUF1858 domain-containing protein: MITKDMTIGEIIKAKPEAAEILATFGMGCVFCPSAQSETVEQAAMVHGLDLNKLMEALNK